One part of the Streptomyces lienomycini genome encodes these proteins:
- a CDS encoding phosphoribosyltransferase, whose product MTERAHAEGRADGTAERPAEWSTERPPGVWSGSWVADRLGVELTGDDTLTGLLGLALRRNPKRAHLLVSHVLGKHVPQSPSVVYGHGVALGRRVRELLGAAAARRAVVLGYAETATGLGHSVADGLGPAPYLHSTRRPVATVARAGGFEESHSHATSHLLLPEDPALLAGDGPLVLVDDEFSTGNTVLNTVRALHERYPRKRYVVVALVDMRSPADAGRLDDFAREIGARVDLVTTASGTVRLPPGVLEKGQELVARHEASPTAPTEQRAGAPNAASAGAAPGSAQRVELCWPHDVPDGGRHGFTAAHRDRLEDALPGMAARIAEALPAGARRVLVLGFEELMYAPLRLAHALEQAVDAEVRYSTTTRSPVLAVDDPGYAIRTRLVFPAHDDPADGPGERYAYNVAGAGFDAVVAVVDSAADTPALHAPDGLTARLAAHVPHVLLAVVPSYVPRPPRAPERPPMLPEPLRGPAFSSYAPDEVGWLLQDLSRVTLEAPTEEREEAIQSGGAHYAESLPVEYQPSEQYQQLFHAALEASAARLARAVGAVTEVVLAERSPRPVLVSLARAGTPVGVLMRRWAQFRHGLDLPHYAVSIVRGRGIDANALRWLAAHHDPADVVFVDGWTGKGAITRELAAALREFEASDGVAGFDPEIAVLADPGSCVRTYGTRDDFLIPSACLNSTVSGLISRTVLRADLVGPHDFHGAKFYRELAGADLSPAFLDAVSACFPDATDAVDAQAKDLLSADRTPTWEGWAAVERISEEYGIHDVNLVKPGVGETTRVMLRRVPWKVLARAGAGADLDHVRLLAEQRGVPVEEVPGLPYTCVGLIHPQYTRGATGADGKAVTL is encoded by the coding sequence ATGACCGAGAGGGCGCACGCCGAGGGGCGGGCCGACGGGACCGCGGAGAGGCCCGCCGAGTGGTCCACCGAGCGGCCCCCCGGAGTGTGGTCCGGCAGCTGGGTCGCCGACCGGCTCGGCGTCGAACTCACCGGCGACGACACGCTGACCGGCCTGCTGGGGCTGGCCCTGCGCCGCAACCCCAAGCGGGCGCACCTGCTCGTCTCCCACGTGCTCGGCAAGCACGTCCCGCAGTCGCCCTCCGTCGTGTACGGCCACGGTGTCGCCCTCGGCCGACGCGTGCGCGAGCTGCTCGGTGCCGCAGCCGCCCGACGCGCGGTCGTCCTCGGCTACGCCGAGACCGCCACCGGACTCGGTCACTCCGTCGCCGACGGTCTGGGCCCCGCCCCCTACTTGCACTCCACCCGACGCCCGGTCGCCACCGTCGCACGGGCGGGCGGCTTCGAGGAGTCCCACTCGCACGCCACCTCCCACCTCCTGCTCCCGGAGGACCCGGCGCTGCTGGCCGGTGACGGACCACTGGTCCTCGTCGACGACGAGTTCTCCACCGGCAACACGGTGCTCAACACCGTCCGCGCCCTGCACGAGCGCTATCCCCGCAAGCGGTACGTCGTGGTCGCCCTGGTCGACATGCGCTCGCCCGCGGACGCCGGCCGGCTCGACGACTTCGCCCGGGAGATCGGCGCCCGCGTGGACCTGGTGACCACCGCCTCCGGCACCGTCCGACTCCCGCCGGGAGTGCTGGAGAAGGGCCAGGAACTGGTCGCCCGCCACGAGGCGTCGCCCACCGCGCCCACCGAGCAGCGAGCCGGTGCGCCGAACGCGGCGTCGGCCGGGGCCGCGCCCGGCTCCGCCCAGCGCGTCGAGCTGTGCTGGCCCCACGACGTGCCCGACGGCGGGCGGCACGGCTTCACCGCCGCCCACCGGGACCGGCTGGAGGACGCCCTGCCCGGCATGGCGGCCCGGATCGCCGAGGCGCTGCCCGCCGGCGCCCGACGCGTCCTCGTCCTCGGCTTCGAGGAACTCATGTACGCCCCCCTCCGGCTGGCCCACGCCCTCGAGCAGGCCGTCGACGCCGAGGTCCGCTACTCCACCACCACCCGCTCTCCCGTCCTGGCGGTGGACGACCCCGGCTACGCGATACGCACCCGCCTGGTCTTCCCCGCGCACGACGACCCGGCCGACGGCCCCGGTGAGCGCTACGCCTACAACGTGGCGGGCGCCGGGTTCGACGCCGTCGTCGCGGTCGTCGACTCGGCCGCCGACACCCCCGCGCTGCACGCCCCCGACGGACTGACGGCCCGGCTCGCCGCCCACGTCCCGCACGTCCTGCTCGCGGTCGTCCCCTCGTACGTTCCGCGCCCTCCGCGCGCCCCCGAAAGGCCCCCGATGCTGCCCGAGCCCCTGCGCGGCCCCGCCTTCTCCTCGTACGCGCCCGACGAGGTCGGCTGGCTGCTCCAGGACCTCTCGCGGGTGACGCTGGAGGCGCCGACCGAGGAACGCGAGGAGGCGATCCAGAGCGGCGGCGCGCACTACGCCGAGTCGCTGCCCGTGGAGTACCAGCCCAGCGAGCAGTACCAGCAGCTGTTCCACGCGGCGCTGGAGGCGTCGGCCGCACGGCTCGCGCGTGCCGTCGGCGCCGTCACCGAGGTCGTGCTCGCCGAGCGGTCGCCCCGTCCCGTCCTGGTCTCCCTGGCCCGCGCGGGCACCCCCGTCGGCGTTCTGATGCGCCGCTGGGCGCAGTTCCGTCATGGTCTCGACCTCCCTCACTACGCCGTGTCGATCGTCCGGGGCCGCGGCATCGACGCCAACGCGCTGCGCTGGCTGGCCGCCCATCACGACCCGGCCGACGTCGTCTTCGTCGACGGCTGGACCGGCAAGGGCGCCATCACCCGAGAACTCGCCGCCGCCCTGCGCGAGTTCGAGGCCTCCGACGGCGTCGCCGGCTTCGACCCGGAGATCGCCGTACTGGCCGACCCCGGTTCCTGCGTACGCACCTACGGCACCCGTGACGACTTCCTCATCCCCTCCGCCTGCCTCAACTCCACCGTCTCCGGCCTGATCTCCCGCACCGTGCTCCGCGCCGACCTCGTCGGCCCGCACGACTTCCACGGCGCGAAGTTCTACCGCGAACTCGCCGGTGCGGACCTGTCGCCGGCCTTCCTCGACGCCGTCTCCGCCTGCTTCCCGGACGCCACCGACGCCGTCGACGCCCAGGCCAAGGACCTCCTCTCCGCCGACCGCACCCCCACCTGGGAGGGCTGGGCCGCCGTCGAGCGCATCAGCGAGGAGTACGGCATCCACGACGTGAACCTCGTCAAGCCCGGCGTCGGCGAGACCACCCGCGTGATGCTGCGCCGCGTCCCGTGGAAGGTGCTCGCCCGGGCCGGGGCGGGCGCCGACCTCGACCACGTCCGCCTGCTGGCCGAGCAGCGGGGCGTACCCGTGGAGGAGGTCCCCGGCCTGCCGTACACCTGCGTCGGGCTGATCCACCCCCAGTACACGCGGGGCGCGACGGGCGCCGACGGCAAGGCGGTGACGCTCTGA
- a CDS encoding DUF4097 family beta strand repeat-containing protein, with product MPARPVPVRAFAATAAVAVLVAGLSACASSSDDKDPEHRSFDLPGSTLTVDSDDSALEIVASDDRAAGKIEVTRWFSGSVTVGSDPEVTWKMDGDRLVLRMHCSGLIADCEAKHRVEVPRGVAVKVKDGDGSVRASGFKDALNIRTADGSVHVTDSSGPLELRTDDGSVRAAVSSRRVRAHTADGSIRLDLGTVPDQVESRTGDGSVTITLPRAAYKVTTDTGDGAVDVSVPTDDASAHVVDARSGDGKITVRTAN from the coding sequence ATGCCCGCCCGTCCCGTTCCCGTCCGCGCCTTCGCCGCCACCGCTGCTGTCGCCGTGCTCGTCGCGGGTCTGAGCGCCTGCGCCTCCTCCTCCGACGACAAGGACCCCGAGCACCGGTCGTTCGACCTTCCGGGCAGCACGCTCACCGTCGACTCCGACGACTCCGCCCTGGAGATCGTCGCCTCGGATGACCGCGCGGCCGGGAAGATCGAGGTCACCCGGTGGTTCTCCGGGTCGGTGACCGTCGGCTCGGACCCCGAGGTGACCTGGAAGATGGACGGCGACAGGCTGGTGCTGCGCATGCACTGTTCCGGTCTGATCGCCGACTGCGAGGCCAAGCACCGCGTCGAGGTGCCGCGGGGCGTCGCCGTCAAGGTGAAGGACGGGGACGGCAGCGTACGGGCGAGCGGATTCAAGGACGCCCTGAACATCCGTACCGCCGACGGCTCCGTGCACGTCACCGACTCCTCCGGACCGCTGGAACTGCGTACCGACGACGGTTCCGTACGGGCCGCGGTCTCCTCCCGCCGGGTGCGGGCGCACACCGCCGACGGTTCGATCCGGCTGGACCTCGGCACCGTCCCCGACCAGGTGGAATCGCGCACCGGCGACGGCTCCGTGACGATCACACTGCCCCGGGCCGCCTACAAGGTGACGACCGACACCGGTGACGGCGCGGTCGACGTGTCCGTCCCCACGGACGACGCCAGCGCGCACGTGGTCGACGCCCGGTCCGGTGACGGCAAAATCACGGTCCGAACCGCGAACTGA
- a CDS encoding DedA family protein: protein MTAIAAQSAVDSGAAPQWINDLMDALGAPGAGLAIALENLFPPLPSEVILPLAGFAASSGRMNLIAVLLWTTAGSVVGALALYGIGALLGRDRTVAIAGKLPLVKVSDIEKTEAWFLKHGTKAVFFGRMIPIFRSLISVPAGVERMRLPVFLALTTLGSAIWNTVFVLAGYALGDNWSEVSGIASTYSKVILAAAVLVLLVFIGMRLLRPGAGHRRRRRGRDGDQGIRPRADDDGRPGTGEDGAEDNGAVFPGAGGRDGGFSEPGSRSAGTPEGSAHQPGRRARARR, encoded by the coding sequence ATGACAGCCATCGCAGCGCAGTCGGCCGTGGACAGCGGCGCGGCACCGCAGTGGATCAACGACTTGATGGACGCCCTGGGCGCACCGGGGGCCGGTCTCGCCATCGCTCTGGAGAATCTCTTCCCTCCCCTGCCGAGCGAGGTGATCCTGCCGCTCGCCGGATTCGCCGCGAGTTCCGGTCGGATGAATCTGATCGCCGTCCTGCTGTGGACGACGGCGGGTTCGGTGGTGGGCGCGCTCGCCCTGTACGGGATCGGCGCCCTGCTCGGCCGGGACCGCACGGTGGCGATAGCGGGGAAGCTGCCGCTGGTGAAGGTGTCGGACATAGAGAAGACGGAGGCGTGGTTCCTCAAGCACGGGACGAAGGCCGTGTTCTTCGGCCGGATGATCCCCATCTTCCGGAGCCTGATCTCCGTCCCGGCCGGTGTCGAACGCATGCGGCTGCCCGTCTTCCTCGCCCTGACCACGCTGGGCAGCGCGATCTGGAACACCGTGTTCGTCCTCGCCGGGTACGCCCTGGGGGACAACTGGTCCGAGGTCTCGGGGATCGCGTCCACGTACTCCAAGGTGATCCTCGCCGCGGCCGTGCTGGTGCTGCTGGTCTTCATCGGCATGCGTCTGCTGCGCCCGGGCGCCGGCCATCGCAGGCGGCGTCGCGGACGCGACGGGGACCAGGGCATACGGCCGCGGGCCGACGACGACGGCCGCCCCGGCACCGGGGAAGACGGTGCCGAGGACAACGGTGCCGTCTTCCCCGGCGCCGGGGGCCGGGACGGCGGGTTCAGCGAGCCGGGCTCGCGGTCCGCAGGAACTCCCGAAGGATCCGCTCACCAGCCAGGACGCCGCGCTCGGGCACGGCGTTGA
- a CDS encoding sensor histidine kinase → MRNLARRVLRCGVGLMMGTAAAAVELLFALLAGAALLPVAAWPDGRRAVLRPVLAGARILAELERARLRMWLDLRVTPAYEDVRALRYVACHWALGVLGGVVMLTAAVGLGYGTFGIYGWLLLDGIRNPGSFVLSSLGGFFLVFLAVQGIFGVVGLEGQLARRFLGPRHQEELERRIAELSASRAAVVDAVNDERRRIERDLHDGVQQRLVALGMLLGRARRSQDADRRDRLLGQAHDESRRALDELREVAWRIYPTTLDEAGLRAALETVAERASVPVGVEYDLAEEPEQAVATVAYFVVCEAVTNAVKHAAPSRIDVAVRAEEKRMYVSVRDDGCGGANAAGSGLFGLARRVAALDGSLSVVSPPGGPTLVAAELPCG, encoded by the coding sequence ATGCGAAATCTGGCGCGACGAGTACTGCGGTGCGGGGTGGGCCTCATGATGGGGACCGCCGCGGCTGCCGTCGAGCTGCTCTTCGCCCTGCTGGCCGGCGCGGCGCTGCTACCGGTCGCGGCCTGGCCGGACGGACGCCGTGCGGTACTGCGCCCGGTCCTCGCGGGCGCGCGGATCCTGGCGGAGCTGGAGCGGGCCCGACTGCGGATGTGGCTCGACCTCCGTGTCACACCCGCGTACGAGGACGTACGGGCACTGCGATACGTCGCCTGCCACTGGGCCCTGGGCGTCCTGGGCGGGGTCGTGATGCTGACGGCCGCCGTCGGCCTCGGGTACGGCACCTTCGGGATATACGGCTGGCTCCTGTTGGACGGCATACGCAACCCCGGTTCGTTCGTCCTGAGCAGTCTGGGCGGCTTCTTCCTCGTGTTCCTCGCCGTGCAGGGAATATTCGGCGTGGTGGGTCTGGAGGGGCAGCTGGCACGCCGCTTCCTCGGCCCCCGGCACCAGGAGGAGCTGGAACGACGGATCGCCGAGCTGTCCGCCAGCCGCGCCGCCGTGGTCGACGCGGTGAACGACGAACGGCGTCGCATCGAGCGGGACCTGCACGACGGTGTGCAGCAGCGCCTCGTCGCCCTCGGCATGCTGCTCGGCCGGGCACGCCGCAGCCAGGACGCCGACCGCCGTGACCGGCTGCTGGGCCAGGCCCACGACGAGAGCCGCCGCGCCCTCGACGAGCTGCGCGAGGTGGCCTGGCGGATCTATCCGACCACGCTGGACGAGGCGGGGCTGAGGGCGGCCCTGGAGACGGTCGCCGAGCGGGCCTCGGTGCCGGTGGGAGTGGAGTACGACCTTGCCGAGGAGCCCGAGCAGGCCGTCGCGACCGTCGCGTACTTCGTGGTGTGCGAAGCCGTCACCAACGCGGTCAAGCACGCGGCGCCGAGCCGTATAGACGTCGCTGTCAGAGCGGAGGAGAAACGGATGTACGTGAGCGTGCGGGACGACGGCTGCGGTGGGGCGAACGCCGCCGGCAGCGGACTGTTCGGGCTCGCCCGGCGCGTCGCCGCCCTCGACGGCAGCCTCAGCGTGGTCAGCCCGCCGGGCGGGCCCACCCTCGTCGCCGCGGAGCTGCCATGCGGCTGA
- a CDS encoding DUF2277 domain-containing protein, which translates to MCRSIRTLRPPALAEEATDEEIRAAALQYVRKVSGFRAPAAHNQEVFEEAVEAVAGATAELLAGLEIRGGGGTRHAS; encoded by the coding sequence ATGTGCCGCAGCATCAGGACACTGCGCCCGCCCGCGCTGGCCGAGGAGGCCACCGACGAAGAGATCAGGGCCGCCGCCCTTCAGTACGTGCGCAAGGTGTCCGGGTTCCGCGCGCCCGCCGCGCACAATCAGGAGGTCTTCGAGGAGGCCGTGGAGGCCGTTGCCGGGGCCACGGCCGAACTGCTGGCCGGCCTGGAGATACGGGGAGGCGGCGGAACCCGGCACGCCTCCTGA
- a CDS encoding HAD family hydrolase, which translates to MPVLVASDLDRTLIYSAAALGLTMPDLRAPRLLCVEVYESRPLSYMTETAARLLTDLGDRAVFVPTTTRTRKQYQRINLPGPAPKYAICANGGHLLVDGVSDPGWHARVTARLADECASLAEVRDHLMNTADPLWVRKHRVAEDLFAYLVVERELLPEDWVKELAVWAENRGWTVSLQGRKIYAVPKPLTKSAAMHEVARRSGAELTLAAGDSLLDADLLLAADRGWRPGHGELADSGWAAPTINAVPERGVLAGERILREFLRTASPAR; encoded by the coding sequence ATGCCGGTGCTCGTCGCCAGCGACCTCGACCGGACGCTCATCTACTCCGCGGCCGCTCTCGGACTGACCATGCCCGACCTGAGGGCACCCCGCCTGCTGTGCGTGGAGGTCTACGAGAGCAGACCCCTGTCCTACATGACCGAGACGGCCGCCCGACTGCTGACCGACCTCGGTGACAGGGCGGTCTTCGTGCCGACCACCACCCGCACCCGCAAGCAGTACCAGCGCATCAACCTCCCCGGCCCCGCGCCGAAGTACGCGATCTGCGCCAACGGCGGCCACCTGCTGGTGGACGGTGTCTCCGACCCCGGCTGGCACGCCCGGGTGACCGCCCGGCTCGCGGACGAGTGCGCCTCGCTGGCCGAGGTCCGCGACCACCTGATGAACACCGCCGACCCACTGTGGGTGCGCAAGCACCGGGTCGCCGAGGACCTCTTCGCCTACCTCGTCGTCGAACGCGAACTGCTGCCCGAGGACTGGGTGAAGGAACTCGCGGTGTGGGCGGAGAACCGCGGCTGGACCGTGTCCCTCCAAGGCCGCAAGATCTATGCCGTGCCCAAGCCGCTCACCAAGAGCGCCGCCATGCACGAGGTCGCCCGCCGCAGCGGTGCCGAACTCACCCTCGCCGCCGGCGACTCGCTGCTCGACGCCGACCTGCTCCTCGCCGCCGACCGCGGCTGGCGCCCCGGCCACGGGGAACTGGCCGACTCCGGGTGGGCGGCACCGACGATCAACGCCGTGCCCGAGCGCGGCGTCCTGGCTGGTGAGCGGATCCTTCGGGAGTTCCTGCGGACCGCGAGCCCGGCTCGCTGA
- a CDS encoding FmdB family zinc ribbon protein: protein MPRYEYRCRSCGDTFELSRPMAESSAPASCPAGHDDTVKLLSTVAVGGSASGSAPAPSPGGGGGGCCGGGCCG from the coding sequence ATGCCTCGCTACGAGTACCGCTGCCGCAGCTGCGGCGACACGTTCGAACTGAGCCGTCCCATGGCCGAGTCCTCCGCCCCCGCCTCCTGCCCGGCGGGCCACGACGACACGGTGAAGCTGCTGTCGACGGTCGCGGTCGGCGGCTCGGCCTCCGGATCCGCACCGGCGCCCTCGCCGGGTGGTGGCGGCGGCGGCTGCTGTGGCGGAGGCTGCTGCGGCTGA
- a CDS encoding TerD family protein, which translates to MTHAMLKGSNVPLQATTVRAVLRWTPGQGVPDVDASALLLGPDGRVRSDEDFVFYNQPRHPSGQVWRLGKKRVAEGLTDTIQTDLFGVEPSVGRILLVASADGVAFDRVRSLRILLHDATTDVEPLAYFDVKPETGQETALICGELYRRGDGWKFRALGEGYSNGLRGLATDFGISVDESEGADDPVSARRPDPAPSMPASSMPAPPVPASPAPASPVVGPDHPTTVQPLPGASRPLPPEQPAGVPAQPAYGYPQQTPATQPAYGYPQATAGLPGYGYPQAPAAAGATGAQSGYGYPQPVAGAPDPDFRLPPQGPQFIGR; encoded by the coding sequence ATGACGCACGCGATGCTGAAGGGGTCGAACGTCCCGCTGCAAGCCACCACGGTACGCGCCGTGCTGCGCTGGACACCCGGGCAGGGGGTTCCGGACGTCGACGCCTCCGCGTTGCTGCTGGGTCCGGACGGCCGCGTGCGTTCCGACGAGGACTTCGTCTTCTACAACCAGCCCCGGCACCCCTCCGGCCAGGTCTGGCGACTGGGCAAGAAGCGGGTCGCCGAGGGGCTGACCGACACGATCCAGACAGACCTCTTTGGGGTGGAGCCCTCCGTGGGCCGCATCCTGCTGGTCGCCTCGGCCGACGGTGTGGCCTTCGACCGGGTCCGGTCGCTGCGCATCCTGCTGCACGACGCCACGACCGACGTGGAACCGCTGGCGTACTTCGACGTGAAACCGGAGACCGGCCAGGAGACGGCGCTGATCTGCGGCGAGCTGTACCGGCGCGGGGACGGCTGGAAGTTCCGGGCGCTGGGCGAGGGCTACTCCAACGGGCTCAGGGGCCTGGCGACCGACTTCGGCATCTCGGTGGACGAGTCCGAGGGCGCGGACGACCCCGTGTCGGCCCGGCGCCCCGATCCGGCCCCGTCCATGCCCGCATCGTCCATGCCCGCCCCGCCCGTGCCCGCTTCGCCCGCGCCCGCTTCGCCGGTGGTCGGTCCCGACCACCCGACGACCGTGCAGCCACTCCCGGGGGCCTCACGGCCGCTGCCGCCGGAGCAGCCCGCCGGCGTACCGGCGCAGCCCGCGTACGGCTATCCGCAGCAGACTCCGGCGACCCAGCCCGCCTACGGCTATCCGCAGGCGACCGCGGGACTGCCCGGGTACGGGTATCCGCAGGCGCCCGCCGCGGCCGGGGCCACGGGGGCGCAGTCCGGTTACGGCTATCCGCAGCCGGTCGCCGGGGCACCCGATCCGGACTTCCGGCTGCCCCCGCAGGGGCCGCAGTTCATCGGCAGGTAG
- a CDS encoding response regulator transcription factor, whose translation MRLILAEDSTLLREGLVRLLTEEGHEVLAAVGNAELLLKAVAEEPPDVVVADVRMPPTHTDEGLRAALEIRGRWPDVGVLVLSQYVEKRYATELLTGETEGVGYLLKDRVVQVDEFLDALERVAAGRAAFDPEVVRQLLGRTTHTDLLARLTARERDVLGEMAQGHTNAGIARRLHISQSAVEKHTNAIFDKLELTGGEGYSRRVLAVLRYLGS comes from the coding sequence ATGCGGCTGATCCTCGCCGAGGACTCGACCCTGCTGAGGGAGGGGCTGGTGCGGCTGCTGACGGAGGAGGGACACGAGGTGCTCGCGGCCGTCGGCAACGCCGAGTTGCTGCTGAAGGCGGTCGCCGAGGAGCCTCCGGACGTGGTCGTCGCCGACGTCCGGATGCCGCCCACGCACACCGACGAGGGGCTGCGCGCGGCCCTGGAGATACGGGGGCGCTGGCCGGACGTCGGGGTGCTGGTGCTCTCGCAGTACGTCGAGAAGCGGTACGCGACCGAGTTGCTCACCGGAGAGACCGAAGGGGTCGGATACCTGCTCAAGGACCGGGTGGTCCAGGTCGACGAGTTCCTGGACGCGCTGGAGAGGGTGGCCGCCGGACGTGCCGCGTTCGACCCCGAGGTAGTCCGTCAGCTGCTCGGCCGCACGACGCACACCGACCTGCTCGCCCGGCTCACCGCGCGGGAGCGGGACGTCCTGGGCGAGATGGCGCAGGGGCACACCAACGCGGGGATCGCACGCCGACTGCACATCTCGCAGAGCGCGGTGGAAAAACACACCAACGCGATCTTCGACAAGCTGGAACTGACCGGAGGGGAGGGCTATTCACGCAGAGTGCTGGCGGTGCTGCGTTACCTGGGCAGTTGA
- a CDS encoding DedA family protein produces MVESLGSIGSLVSSPWIYALVAVSVLLDIFLPVLPSGVLVITAATAAAAGSGAAAAGRVPQDVPDILVLTLCATTASVIGDLAVYRLAWRGGARLDRAIARSRRLTTAQERLGGALARGGGALVVLARFAPAGRSVVSLVAGAAHRRVREFLPWSALAGLSWAAYSVALGYFGGQWLGATWLATGVSLVALFGAGAGAAFLMRRQPRTTGAS; encoded by the coding sequence GTGGTCGAGAGTCTGGGAAGTATCGGGTCGCTGGTCAGCAGCCCATGGATCTATGCGCTGGTGGCCGTGTCGGTACTCCTCGACATCTTCCTGCCGGTGCTGCCGAGCGGTGTCCTGGTGATCACCGCGGCCACGGCGGCGGCCGCGGGTTCGGGTGCGGCGGCTGCCGGGCGGGTCCCGCAGGACGTCCCCGACATCCTCGTCCTGACGCTGTGCGCGACGACCGCCTCCGTCATCGGCGACCTGGCCGTCTACCGCCTCGCCTGGCGCGGCGGGGCACGGCTGGACCGAGCGATCGCCCGTTCCCGGCGGCTGACCACCGCGCAGGAACGTCTCGGCGGTGCCCTTGCGCGGGGCGGCGGCGCCCTGGTCGTCCTCGCCCGTTTCGCACCGGCCGGCCGCTCGGTCGTGTCGCTCGTCGCCGGTGCGGCCCATCGCCGGGTCCGCGAGTTCCTCCCCTGGTCGGCCCTCGCCGGACTGTCCTGGGCCGCCTACAGCGTCGCCCTCGGCTACTTCGGCGGGCAGTGGCTGGGGGCGACCTGGCTGGCGACGGGAGTGTCCCTGGTGGCGCTGTTCGGTGCGGGGGCGGGCGCGGCGTTCCTGATGCGACGCCAGCCCCGCACGACCGGGGCGTCCTGA
- a CDS encoding GNAT family N-acetyltransferase, translated as MDGVGGRSGTDGERVRLVPWSEEDLWLLRRTNSPGMTEHLGGPEGEERLLARHRRYVEPGPGRMYRVTLADGGETVGSVGYWQRAWRGTEVWETGWGVLPEFQGRGLAVRAARAVREVARAAGSHRYLHAFPGVDHAASNAVCRGAGFTLLGQTDFEYPRGHWIRSNDWRVDLQRGD; from the coding sequence ATGGACGGCGTGGGCGGGCGGAGCGGCACGGATGGGGAGCGGGTGCGCCTGGTCCCCTGGTCGGAGGAGGATCTGTGGCTGCTGCGCAGGACCAACAGTCCCGGGATGACCGAGCATCTCGGAGGTCCGGAGGGTGAGGAGCGGCTCCTGGCCCGGCACCGGCGGTACGTGGAGCCGGGGCCGGGGCGGATGTACCGGGTGACGTTGGCGGACGGCGGCGAGACCGTCGGTTCCGTCGGGTACTGGCAGCGGGCCTGGCGGGGGACCGAGGTCTGGGAGACCGGGTGGGGGGTGCTGCCGGAGTTCCAGGGGCGGGGGTTGGCCGTGCGGGCGGCCCGCGCCGTACGGGAGGTGGCCCGGGCCGCCGGATCCCACCGGTATCTGCACGCGTTCCCGGGCGTCGACCACGCCGCGTCCAACGCGGTCTGCCGAGGGGCCGGGTTCACCCTGCTCGGGCAGACCGACTTCGAGTATCCGAGGGGCCACTGGATCCGGTCGAACGACTGGCGGGTGGACCTGCAGAGGGGAGACTGA
- a CDS encoding HpcH/HpaI aldolase/citrate lyase family protein, giving the protein MRHFGQIAPDVRERLFHQEPCSFTADSPARLLSAALGATLYSPATRPNLADDILKQGARGLVSMVLCLEDSIDDADVPVGEANLVRQLTELAKRSDHDAPLLFIRVRTPEQIPDLVRRLGPAVRLLSGFVLPKFTEERGIPFLEALAAAEAGSGHRLFAMPVLESPDLLYRETRVQTLEGIFRAVDKYRDRVLALRLGVTDFCSSYGLRRGPDMTAYDVQIVASVIADVVNMLARADGTGFTVTGPVWEYFRVQERMFKPQLRQSPFLEGQAVELRQKLIEHSMDGLLREISLDRANGLLGKTCIHPSHVLPVHALSVVSHEEFSDAQDILRPERCGGGVMRSAYTNKMNEVKPHRAWAERTLLRAEIFGVANEDVGFVELLAAGLSD; this is encoded by the coding sequence ATGCGTCACTTCGGACAGATAGCCCCTGATGTGCGCGAGCGTCTCTTTCATCAGGAGCCCTGCTCCTTCACGGCGGACTCACCGGCCCGGCTGCTGTCCGCGGCCCTGGGCGCCACGCTCTACAGCCCGGCCACCAGACCGAACCTCGCCGACGACATCCTGAAGCAGGGCGCGCGCGGGCTGGTGTCGATGGTGCTGTGCCTGGAGGACTCGATCGACGACGCCGACGTGCCCGTCGGCGAGGCGAACCTCGTCCGCCAGCTCACGGAACTGGCGAAACGTTCCGACCACGACGCACCCCTCCTGTTCATCCGGGTCCGCACCCCCGAGCAGATACCCGACCTCGTCCGGCGCCTCGGCCCCGCCGTACGGCTGCTGTCCGGATTCGTACTGCCGAAGTTCACCGAGGAACGCGGCATCCCCTTCCTGGAGGCGCTTGCCGCCGCCGAGGCGGGCAGCGGCCACAGGCTCTTCGCCATGCCCGTCCTCGAGTCCCCGGACCTCCTCTACCGGGAGACCCGGGTACAGACCCTGGAGGGCATCTTCCGCGCGGTCGACAAGTACCGCGACCGGGTCCTGGCCCTGCGGCTCGGCGTGACCGACTTCTGCTCCTCCTACGGGCTGCGCAGGGGCCCCGACATGACGGCCTACGACGTCCAGATCGTCGCCTCCGTGATCGCCGACGTGGTGAACATGCTCGCCCGCGCCGACGGCACCGGGTTCACGGTGACCGGACCGGTGTGGGAGTACTTCCGCGTCCAGGAGCGGATGTTCAAACCGCAACTGCGGCAGAGTCCCTTCCTGGAGGGACAGGCGGTCGAACTGCGCCAGAAGCTCATCGAGCACTCGATGGACGGCCTGCTGCGGGAGATCTCCCTGGACCGCGCCAACGGTCTGCTCGGCAAGACCTGCATCCACCCCTCCCACGTGCTCCCCGTGCACGCGCTGTCCGTGGTCAGCCACGAGGAGTTCAGCGACGCCCAGGACATCCTGCGCCCCGAACGGTGCGGCGGCGGTGTCATGAGGTCGGCGTACACCAACAAGATGAACGAGGTGAAGCCGCACCGCGCCTGGGCCGAGAGGACACTGCTGCGTGCAGAGATCTTCGGGGTGGCGAACGAGGACGTCGGCTTCGTCGAACTGCTCGCCGCCGGCCTCTCCGACTGA